Proteins encoded by one window of Manis pentadactyla isolate mManPen7 chromosome X, mManPen7.hap1, whole genome shotgun sequence:
- the LOC130682010 gene encoding melanoma-associated antigen B16-like — MSLHQKNPQRSRRQSLQTRSETQGLQAAQTSEALVKTRVSSPPLMPGSSKGASAAGVPSTREGAQGFLSSPVAITATSSSRSGVRSSGHREVESTAQSAPQPAELPLDPIDRLVSLLVCYLLHKYHIKETVTMEDIFKVVSPVCNEHFPVILANACQRLQVVFGLDMKVVDPLNYRFEVVISMGLTYDGMLSGQERVPKTGVLIVVLGVILMKGNRATEREVWRILNAMGMHAGRVNPFFGEPRKLITNDLVKEKYLEYRQVANSDPAQFEFLWGPRAYAETTKMKVLQSLARVNGVEPSAFRSQYEDALQDEEKRAQDTMSDTAASLLGPLLVLVASLVMPTVPSDPRG, encoded by the coding sequence ATGTCTCTGCATCAGAAGAATCCACAACGCTCACGGCGTCAAAGCCTTCAGACCCGCAGCGAGACCCAGGGCCTGCAAGCTGCACAGACGTCCGAGGCACTGGTGAAGACCCGTGTGTCTTCGCCTCCCCTAATGCCTGGCAGTTCGAAGGGGGCTTCTGCTGCTGGTGTTCCCAGCACTCGTGAGGGTGCTCAGGGTTTCCTGTCATCTCCTGTTGCCATCACGGCCACCTCATCAAGCAGATCGGGTGTGCGCTCCAGTGGCCACAGGGAGGTGGAGAGCACTGCCCAGTCTGCCCCACAGCCCGCAGAATTGCCCTTAGATCCTATAGATAGGTTAGTGTCTCTTTTGGTGTGTTACCTGCTGCACAAGTATCACATCAAGGAGACTGTAACAATGGAAGATATTTTCAAGGTTGTCTCCCCAGTATGCAATGAACACTTCCCTGTGATCTTAGCGAATGCCTGCCAGCGCCTGCAGGTGGTCTTTGGCCTGGATATGAAGGTAGTGGATCCCCTCAACTACCGCTTTGAGGTCGTCATCAGCATGGGCCTCACATATGATGGGATGCTGTCTGGCCAAGAGCGCGTGCCCAAGACCGGCGTCCTGATCGTCGTCCTGGGTGTGATCCTCATGAAGGGCAATCGTGCTACCGAAAGGGAAGTCTGGCGAATTCTGAATGCGATGGGCATGCATGCCGGGAGAGTGAACCCCTTTTTCGGGGAGCCCCGGAAGCTCATCACCAACGATCTCGTGAAGGAAAAATACCTGGAGTACCGGCAGGTGGCCAACAGTGATCCTGCCCAATTTGAGTTCCTGTGGGGCCCGAGAGCCTATGCTGAAACCACCAAGATGAAAGTCCTGCAGTCCCTGGCCAGGGTTAATGGGGTTGAGCCGAGTGCTTTCCGATCTCAGTATGAGGATGCTCTGCAAGATGAGGAAAAGAGGGCCCAAGACACCATGTCAGACACGGCTGCCTCCCTTCTGGGGCCCCTGCTGGTTCTAGTGGCAAGTCTAGTCATGCCTACTGTCCCTAGTGACCCCCGAGGCTGA